A window of the Haloarcula litorea genome harbors these coding sequences:
- a CDS encoding potassium channel family protein, with translation MSCPGSPGAGVRAGTTLVSDTLGGDMASLPVEILLGIYLGLLVGVVPALASWALGFGFKYFTGVTLPGFAVAVLAIALAGVSGGLLALADRSITQAPDAERIVTAIVLVGMVSMYAHAKGDQMGAEFPKRLSLKQLREQRLSRDVVELIGGRDEVRITVVGEVADMEGYPPLSEPLRAEIRGGEWTFPADLRIGELEERLEERLRSEFDLGDVSATIDERGRATVVAAPPFSGLSKRVADGRHAVSVDALLPTGLARNDEVTLLTPDAQVRGTVVSANCADAGEPKPVETPDEPATDAEKPPTAVRAPTTDGGEGRLTVAVRRTDAQPLLRASTAKVVVEPRGTRREYELVSLLRRAGSRFRRLTVREDGALTDRTLAAATVRDTYGVAVLAVRSDGTWHVAPAGETAVGAGDELYAVGSRDALDEFAEAVA, from the coding sequence CTGTCCTGTCCCGGGTCGCCGGGGGCAGGCGTGCGCGCCGGAACGACTTTGGTATCCGATACACTGGGTGGGGACATGGCTTCCCTCCCGGTCGAGATCCTGCTCGGCATCTACCTCGGCCTGCTCGTCGGCGTGGTGCCGGCGCTGGCGTCGTGGGCGCTCGGCTTCGGGTTCAAGTACTTCACCGGAGTGACGCTTCCGGGCTTTGCCGTCGCCGTGCTCGCGATCGCGCTGGCCGGCGTCAGCGGCGGCCTGCTCGCGCTTGCCGACCGATCGATCACGCAGGCCCCCGACGCCGAACGGATCGTCACGGCGATCGTTCTCGTCGGAATGGTGTCGATGTACGCCCACGCGAAGGGCGACCAGATGGGGGCGGAGTTCCCGAAACGCCTCTCGCTGAAACAGCTCCGGGAACAGCGCCTCTCGCGGGACGTGGTGGAACTGATCGGCGGCCGCGACGAGGTGCGGATCACCGTCGTCGGCGAGGTGGCCGACATGGAGGGGTACCCGCCGCTGTCGGAACCGCTGCGGGCGGAGATCCGCGGCGGCGAGTGGACGTTCCCCGCGGACCTCCGCATCGGCGAGCTGGAAGAGCGCCTGGAGGAGCGCCTGCGCAGCGAGTTCGACCTCGGGGACGTCTCGGCCACCATCGACGAGCGCGGCCGGGCGACGGTCGTCGCCGCGCCGCCGTTCTCGGGGCTCTCGAAACGCGTCGCCGACGGCCGGCACGCCGTCTCCGTCGACGCCCTGCTCCCGACCGGGCTGGCGCGCAACGACGAGGTGACGCTGCTGACCCCCGACGCACAGGTCCGTGGCACCGTCGTCAGCGCGAACTGCGCGGACGCGGGCGAGCCGAAACCGGTCGAGACGCCGGACGAGCCGGCGACCGACGCGGAGAAGCCCCCGACCGCGGTCCGGGCCCCGACGACCGACGGCGGCGAGGGACGGCTCACCGTCGCGGTCCGTCGGACGGACGCACAGCCGCTCCTGCGGGCCTCGACGGCGAAGGTCGTCGTCGAGCCGCGGGGGACCCGCCGGGAGTACGAACTCGTCTCGCTGCTCCGGCGAGCGGGCAGCCGCTTCCGCCGGCTCACGGTGCGCGAGGACGGTGCGCTGACCGACCGGACGCTGGCAGCGGCGACGGTGCGTGACACCTACGGGGTGGCCGTGCTGGCGGTCCGCTCGGACGGGACCTGGCACGTCGCGCCGGCGGGCGAGACTGCGGTCGGTGCCGGCGACGAACTGTACGCGGTCGGGAGCCGCGACGCGCTCGACGAGTTCGCGGAGGCGGTCGCGTGA
- a CDS encoding ArsR/SmtB family transcription factor, with product MDSAELLDLLGNANRRRILRLLAHKPCYVTEISEYLGVSPKAVIDHLKKLEDAGLVDSRTDDQRRKYFSIARNLRLEVRVSPYEFGTKSAYPASRGLDISACRHLSIDVDDGDDEDLRDLARELARLEQLANELSLAQRWVQGRVTDVRDQFDQEVGDGDGRLYAELVSAVARGKSSAEAVAREVEAPLELVEEALRELAEEDVLERTPDGWALA from the coding sequence ATGGACTCCGCCGAGTTGCTCGACCTGCTGGGGAACGCCAACCGGCGGCGCATCCTCCGTCTGCTGGCACACAAACCCTGCTACGTCACCGAGATCAGCGAGTACCTCGGCGTCAGCCCGAAGGCGGTCATCGATCACCTGAAGAAACTCGAGGACGCGGGACTGGTCGACTCCCGGACCGACGACCAGCGCCGGAAGTACTTCTCCATCGCGCGGAACCTCCGCCTGGAGGTCCGAGTCTCCCCCTACGAGTTCGGCACCAAGAGCGCCTATCCGGCCAGCAGGGGGCTGGACATCTCGGCGTGTCGCCACCTCTCGATCGACGTCGACGACGGCGACGACGAGGACCTGCGCGACCTCGCCCGGGAGCTGGCTCGTCTCGAACAGCTCGCCAACGAACTCTCGCTCGCCCAGCGGTGGGTCCAGGGCCGCGTCACCGACGTCCGCGACCAGTTCGACCAGGAGGTCGGCGACGGCGACGGCCGCCTGTACGCCGAACTGGTCAGCGCCGTCGCCCGCGGGAAGTCCAGCGCCGAGGCGGTGGCCCGCGAGGTGGAAGCGCCGCTGGAGCTCGTCGAGGAGGCCCTGCGGGAACTCGCGGAGGAGGACGTCCTCGAGCGGACGCCCGACGGCTGGGCGCTCGCCTAG
- a CDS encoding NAD-binding protein, producing MDSPRDWLGARATVVLPAAVALLSFATGVVNITDVTIAGPLAEYVPRSIQRTAGFTGALTGFSLLVSVVGLRRRLRLAWYLTVVLLPVSALQGLVQSSAFSLPLVVLSLVSLPTLLLNRRRFDRGLDLSQTQLAAGAALLGAQVYGTVGTYALREDFGGVQSLTDAFYFTLVTASTVGYGDVSAQSQQARLFVMSVVVLGTASFAIALGSLLGPAIEKRFSEVLGNMTDAQLDLLEDHIVVLGYGDLTEPILDELTGQTDFVVVTPDSDVAARLQQRDVAVLTADPSDEDPLLRAGIEDASAAVAATNDDAQDALAILTANNLNPELTIVAAATDRENVEKLRRAGADTVISPAVIGGHLLVQSALGREGMENVADHLLDVERERDL from the coding sequence ATGGACAGCCCGCGGGACTGGCTCGGTGCGCGCGCGACGGTCGTCCTTCCGGCGGCGGTGGCCCTGCTGTCGTTCGCGACCGGCGTCGTCAACATCACCGACGTCACCATCGCCGGCCCGCTGGCCGAGTACGTCCCCCGGAGCATCCAGCGGACAGCGGGGTTCACCGGCGCGCTGACGGGCTTCTCGCTGCTGGTGAGCGTGGTCGGCCTCCGGCGGCGGCTCCGCCTGGCGTGGTACCTGACGGTCGTCCTGCTGCCGGTGTCGGCCCTCCAGGGACTCGTCCAGAGCTCGGCGTTCTCGCTGCCGCTGGTGGTGCTGTCGCTCGTCTCCCTGCCGACGCTCCTGTTGAACCGGCGGCGGTTCGACCGGGGACTGGACCTCTCGCAGACGCAACTGGCCGCCGGCGCGGCGCTGCTGGGCGCGCAGGTGTACGGCACCGTCGGCACGTACGCGCTCCGGGAGGACTTCGGCGGCGTGCAGTCGCTGACCGACGCGTTCTACTTCACGCTGGTCACCGCAAGCACCGTCGGCTACGGCGACGTGAGCGCGCAGTCCCAGCAGGCCCGGCTGTTCGTGATGTCCGTCGTCGTGCTGGGGACGGCGAGTTTCGCCATCGCGCTCGGGTCGCTGCTTGGCCCCGCCATCGAGAAGCGCTTCTCCGAGGTACTCGGAAACATGACCGACGCACAACTGGACCTGCTGGAGGACCACATCGTGGTCCTCGGCTACGGCGACCTGACGGAACCGATTCTGGACGAACTGACCGGGCAGACCGACTTCGTGGTCGTGACGCCCGACTCGGACGTGGCGGCCCGCCTGCAACAGCGCGACGTCGCCGTGCTGACCGCCGATCCGAGCGACGAGGACCCGCTGTTGCGGGCCGGCATCGAGGACGCCAGCGCCGCCGTCGCCGCCACCAACGACGACGCACAGGACGCGCTGGCCATCCTCACCGCCAACAACCTCAACCCCGAGCTCACCATCGTCGCGGCCGCGACCGACCGCGAGAACGTCGAGAAGCTCCGGCGGGCGGGCGCGGACACGGTCATCAGCCCCGCCGTCATCGGCGGGCACCTGCTCGTCCAGTCGGCGCTGGGCCGGGAGGGGATGGAGAACGTCGCGGACCACCTGCTGGACGTCGAGCGCGAGCGGGACCTCTAG
- the gatD gene encoding Glu-tRNA(Gln) amidotransferase subunit GatD codes for MNAGDRVRVERGDQSYEGVLLPSSTPEHVVVKLDGGYNVGVDRDGADVEVLESDVYDVESAQDEEGQSEIEFDDDLPTVSLISTGGTIASTVDYRTGAVTAQFDAEDVLRAVPDLAGMANYRGRVVANILSENMTPDVWQDLARAVRDEIEAGADGVVVMHGTDTMQFTASALAFMLDTPVPVVFTGSQRSADRPSSDNVMNAVCAVEAATSDCAEVLVCMHADESDDRCALHRGTRVRKNHTSRRDAFETVGAKPLGEVDYSVDGDNEVTFRREYAERGGVDLALHDDVETEVELVKFTPGMSTELLEAAAEGAAGIVLEGTGLGHVNTDWIETIEDLDVPVVMTSQCLEGRVCDRVYDTGRDLLEAGVVEGEDMLPGTAKVKLMWALANAGDVEDAMADPLAGEIQRRSTPWL; via the coding sequence ATGAACGCAGGCGACCGGGTCCGCGTCGAGCGCGGGGACCAGTCCTACGAGGGCGTCCTGCTCCCGTCCAGCACGCCCGAGCACGTCGTGGTGAAGCTCGACGGCGGCTACAACGTCGGCGTCGACCGCGACGGGGCCGACGTCGAGGTGCTGGAGTCGGACGTCTACGACGTCGAGAGCGCACAGGACGAGGAGGGCCAGTCCGAGATCGAGTTCGACGACGACCTGCCGACGGTGTCGCTCATCTCCACCGGCGGCACCATCGCCTCGACCGTCGACTACCGCACCGGCGCGGTGACGGCGCAGTTCGACGCCGAGGACGTGCTGCGGGCGGTGCCCGACCTCGCCGGGATGGCGAACTACCGCGGGCGCGTGGTCGCGAACATCCTCTCGGAGAACATGACGCCGGACGTGTGGCAGGACCTCGCGCGGGCGGTCCGGGACGAGATCGAGGCCGGTGCCGACGGCGTCGTCGTGATGCACGGCACCGACACGATGCAGTTCACCGCGTCGGCGCTGGCCTTCATGCTCGACACGCCGGTCCCCGTCGTCTTCACGGGGAGCCAGCGCTCCGCGGATCGGCCGTCCTCGGACAACGTGATGAACGCCGTCTGTGCCGTCGAGGCCGCCACGTCCGACTGCGCGGAGGTGCTGGTCTGTATGCACGCCGACGAGTCCGACGACCGGTGTGCGCTCCACCGCGGCACCCGCGTCCGGAAGAACCACACCTCCCGCCGGGACGCCTTCGAGACCGTCGGCGCGAAGCCGCTCGGCGAGGTGGACTACAGCGTCGACGGCGACAACGAGGTCACCTTCCGCCGCGAGTACGCCGAGCGCGGCGGCGTCGACCTCGCCCTGCACGACGACGTCGAGACCGAGGTCGAACTCGTGAAGTTCACGCCCGGGATGTCGACCGAGCTGCTGGAGGCGGCCGCCGAGGGGGCCGCCGGGATCGTCCTCGAGGGGACGGGGCTGGGCCACGTCAACACCGACTGGATCGAGACCATCGAGGACCTCGACGTACCGGTCGTGATGACCAGCCAGTGTCTGGAGGGGCGGGTCTGTGACCGCGTCTACGACACGGGACGGGACCTGCTCGAGGCCGGCGTCGTCGAGGGCGAGGACATGCTCCCGGGGACCGCGAAGGTGAAGCTGATGTGGGCGCTGGCCAACGCCGGCGACGTCGAGGACGCGATGGCCGATCCGCTGGCCGGCGAGATACAGCGGCGGTCGACGCCCTGGCTGTAG
- a CDS encoding DUF5802 family protein: protein MFERFSRGYYLGRLYVHPRDGEVPAMCRDQHERVNEQLYGADEGLTRTDLPLVMKLGSRHFAVRGDESVPADTLAVPADILESANVDNPPTLSEVFLAKADHAAQLLSVADTTGVLPDSAV from the coding sequence ATGTTCGAACGCTTCTCCCGCGGTTACTACCTCGGGCGTCTCTACGTCCACCCCCGCGACGGGGAGGTCCCCGCGATGTGTCGGGACCAGCACGAGCGCGTCAACGAGCAACTGTACGGTGCGGACGAGGGGCTGACACGGACGGACCTCCCGCTCGTGATGAAGCTCGGCTCGCGCCACTTCGCCGTCCGGGGCGACGAGTCGGTCCCGGCCGACACCCTCGCCGTGCCGGCCGACATCTTGGAGTCCGCGAACGTGGACAATCCGCCGACGCTCAGCGAGGTGTTCCTCGCCAAGGCCGACCACGCGGCACAGCTGCTCTCGGTGGCCGACACCACGGGCGTCCTGCCCGACAGCGCCGTCTAG
- a CDS encoding histidine kinase N-terminal 7TM domain-containing protein: MAVFGVSTAYLAYVGAYALATAGCLLALPRATRVSDSDTRRGLVGLLVGSGGWAALELAYLLAPTSATKYAAYLASLVVGLTTVGAWLYFASAYTGRSFHRTTRYRRAAVTVYLAIVAVKVTNPIHGLYFRTLYVTTPFPHLTIEHQTFHWVVTGLSYALVAVGFFMLYELFLEADYDTRPLAALVGLTGVPVVLDIVGFTSQRLIDINYEPLGVAVFALGVLYVFDTQFLAVQLTDGVDDPVIYLDDDGRIREYNGLAADLFPALDGATGRPLGDALPDVAGALETDDQILERTRDGETRYHLVSTTAFTLGQVDIGRMVVVSDVTQVERQRRELSRQNEQLEGIAAAIRHEMLNTLQIVRGRVNIAGEALEDDDVETARESLRTASSTAERMTNIVSDLARLARHGQTVERVDTVALGEVTEDARRAADLDGLDVSVDADGEVAADPSRLRNLLESGLTFAAHNGADAVTVAATDEGFTITDDGEPPDRDDPAPFFEYGQAVPDGEAGLTLPNLRMLAETHGWEATIDTGYDDGTRIVVTGARADATA; encoded by the coding sequence ATGGCTGTCTTCGGTGTCTCGACCGCGTATCTCGCGTACGTCGGTGCGTACGCACTCGCCACGGCGGGGTGTCTGCTCGCCCTGCCGCGGGCGACGAGGGTCTCGGATTCGGACACGCGACGGGGGCTCGTGGGGCTCCTGGTCGGGAGCGGCGGGTGGGCGGCACTGGAACTGGCGTACCTGCTGGCCCCGACGTCGGCGACGAAGTACGCGGCGTACCTCGCCAGCCTCGTCGTCGGCCTGACCACCGTGGGCGCGTGGCTCTACTTCGCGTCGGCCTACACGGGTCGGTCCTTCCACCGGACGACGCGCTACCGCCGGGCGGCGGTCACCGTCTACCTCGCGATCGTCGCGGTGAAGGTGACGAACCCGATCCACGGGCTCTACTTCCGGACGCTGTACGTCACGACGCCGTTCCCACACCTCACCATCGAACACCAGACGTTCCACTGGGTCGTGACCGGCCTCTCGTACGCGCTGGTCGCGGTCGGGTTCTTCATGCTGTACGAGCTGTTCCTGGAGGCGGACTACGACACCCGGCCGCTGGCGGCGCTGGTCGGCCTCACCGGGGTCCCCGTCGTCCTCGACATCGTCGGGTTCACGAGCCAGCGGCTCATCGACATCAACTACGAACCGCTCGGGGTGGCCGTCTTCGCCCTCGGCGTCCTCTACGTCTTCGACACGCAGTTCTTGGCCGTCCAGCTCACCGACGGCGTCGACGACCCGGTGATCTACCTCGACGACGACGGCCGGATCCGGGAGTACAACGGGCTGGCCGCCGACCTGTTCCCGGCGCTCGACGGCGCGACCGGCAGGCCGCTCGGCGACGCCCTCCCCGACGTGGCGGGGGCGCTGGAGACGGACGACCAGATCCTCGAACGCACGCGGGACGGGGAGACGCGGTACCACCTCGTCAGCACGACCGCGTTCACGCTCGGCCAGGTCGACATCGGCCGGATGGTCGTCGTCTCGGACGTGACGCAGGTCGAACGCCAGCGCCGGGAGCTGTCCCGGCAGAACGAGCAACTGGAGGGGATCGCGGCGGCCATCCGCCACGAGATGCTCAACACGCTCCAGATCGTCCGGGGCCGGGTCAACATCGCCGGCGAGGCGCTCGAAGACGACGACGTCGAGACCGCGCGGGAGTCGCTGCGCACGGCCTCCTCGACGGCCGAGCGAATGACCAACATCGTCAGCGACCTCGCGCGGCTGGCGCGCCACGGACAGACCGTCGAGCGGGTCGACACGGTCGCGCTCGGGGAGGTCACCGAAGACGCGCGGCGGGCGGCGGACCTGGACGGCCTCGACGTCTCCGTCGACGCCGACGGCGAGGTCGCTGCGGACCCGAGTCGCCTGCGAAACCTGCTAGAGAGCGGCCTCACGTTCGCGGCCCACAACGGGGCCGACGCCGTGACCGTCGCGGCCACCGACGAGGGGTTCACCATCACCGACGACGGCGAGCCGCCGGACCGCGACGACCCCGCCCCCTTCTTCGAGTACGGGCAGGCGGTGCCGGACGGCGAGGCGGGACTGACGCTCCCGAACCTCCGGATGCTCGCCGAGACCCACGGCTGGGAGGCGACGATCGACACGGGCTACGACGACGGCACTCGGATCGTCGTGACCGGTGCCCGGGCCGACGCGACGGCGTGA
- a CDS encoding GNAT family N-acetyltransferase produces the protein MSWVFAAGRRRPGMDATVRQARADDYDDVAAFADAVWADRPDTADYVPDVFEEWVATDGPDQHTVVVEADGAAAGLCQAVLLTDTEAWFQGIRVDPDYRGRGFGSAMVDHLFEWARERGATVGRNMVFSWNDAGLGQSLAVGFEPTTEFRWVHPAPDPDAAATDGYTVTDDPDAAWQYWTDSDARTALAGLALDLDRTWALSELTRERLHGLADEQAVFAVRGDGTRGMAARVRETVDPGADERLAEYAVGAWADADAARALFAAVRADAAALDADGTRVLIPETPRHVAEAAAVRADVADWPDFVLSADLT, from the coding sequence CTGTCGTGGGTTTTTGCCGCTGGCCGCCGACGCCCGGGTATGGACGCGACCGTTCGACAGGCGCGGGCCGACGACTACGACGACGTGGCGGCGTTCGCCGACGCGGTCTGGGCCGACCGGCCGGACACCGCCGACTACGTCCCCGACGTGTTCGAGGAGTGGGTCGCCACCGACGGCCCGGACCAGCACACCGTCGTCGTCGAGGCCGACGGTGCCGCCGCGGGGCTCTGTCAGGCGGTCCTCCTGACCGACACCGAGGCGTGGTTCCAGGGCATCCGCGTCGACCCCGACTACCGGGGGAGGGGGTTCGGGTCGGCGATGGTCGACCACCTCTTCGAGTGGGCACGCGAGCGCGGCGCGACGGTCGGGCGGAACATGGTGTTCTCGTGGAACGACGCGGGCCTCGGTCAGTCGCTGGCCGTCGGGTTCGAGCCGACGACGGAGTTCCGCTGGGTCCACCCTGCCCCCGACCCGGACGCCGCGGCGACCGACGGGTACACGGTGACCGACGACCCCGACGCAGCCTGGCAGTACTGGACTGACAGCGACGCCCGGACGGCCCTCGCGGGGCTGGCGCTGGACCTGGACCGGACGTGGGCGCTGTCGGAGCTGACCCGCGAGCGACTGCACGGGCTGGCCGACGAGCAGGCGGTCTTCGCGGTCCGGGGCGACGGCACGCGGGGGATGGCCGCGCGGGTCCGGGAGACGGTCGACCCGGGGGCCGACGAGCGGCTGGCGGAGTACGCGGTCGGGGCGTGGGCCGACGCCGACGCGGCCCGCGCCCTGTTCGCCGCCGTCCGGGCCGACGCCGCGGCCCTCGACGCCGACGGCACGCGGGTCCTGATCCCGGAGACCCCCCGGCACGTGGCGGAGGCCGCCGCCGTCCGTGCGGACGTGGCCGACTGGCCGGACTTCGTGCTGTCGGCGGACCTGACCTGA
- a CDS encoding DUF1405 domain-containing protein, which produces MDTERGPLPRRWARYYLENTPSLVWLLVVNAVGILVGVRYYVETMPAVSTFLWPLYADSPVALFLTTLSLATLLPFAGRSLDDVPATLPLAYLHTLALVWLLKMGVWTAVALNLRFAAYFPDPWAYFGIIVTHLGFVAEALLIPHYARTTRGALAFALLLALANDVLDYGFGYYPPLRYDPGGPLAAASVALSVLAVGVAWYVVPRLGEGSD; this is translated from the coding sequence ATGGACACCGAGCGGGGACCGCTGCCGCGCCGCTGGGCGCGGTACTACCTCGAGAACACGCCGAGCCTGGTGTGGCTGCTCGTCGTCAACGCCGTCGGCATCCTCGTCGGCGTGCGCTACTACGTCGAGACGATGCCGGCCGTGTCGACGTTCCTCTGGCCGCTGTACGCCGACTCGCCGGTCGCGCTGTTCCTCACGACGCTGTCGCTTGCGACGCTGCTGCCCTTCGCCGGGCGCTCGCTGGACGACGTCCCGGCCACGCTGCCGCTCGCGTACCTGCACACGCTCGCGCTGGTCTGGCTGCTGAAGATGGGCGTCTGGACGGCCGTCGCGCTGAACCTCCGCTTCGCGGCGTACTTCCCGGACCCGTGGGCGTACTTCGGGATCATCGTCACCCACCTCGGCTTCGTCGCCGAGGCGCTGTTGATCCCCCACTACGCACGGACGACCCGCGGCGCGCTGGCGTTTGCTCTCCTCCTCGCGCTGGCGAACGACGTCCTCGACTACGGGTTCGGTTACTACCCGCCGCTGCGGTACGACCCCGGCGGCCCGCTCGCGGCGGCCAGCGTCGCGCTGTCGGTCCTCGCCGTCGGGGTCGCGTGGTACGTCGTGCCGAGACTCGGTGAGGGGAGCGATTAA
- a CDS encoding ubiquitin-like small modifier protein 1, translating to MEWKLFGHLREVAGGGAVAVDPGTDPTVGTALDALLDERPALREEVLADGDLADHVRVLVDGEDPFATGEGLSTPVETDAELALFPPVSGG from the coding sequence ATGGAGTGGAAACTGTTCGGGCACCTCCGCGAGGTCGCCGGCGGTGGCGCGGTGGCCGTCGACCCGGGGACGGACCCGACGGTCGGGACGGCCCTCGACGCGCTGCTCGACGAGCGGCCGGCGCTGCGCGAGGAGGTGTTGGCCGACGGCGACCTGGCGGACCACGTCCGGGTCCTCGTCGACGGCGAGGACCCGTTCGCGACCGGCGAAGGCCTGTCGACGCCGGTCGAGACGGACGCGGAGCTGGCGCTGTTCCCGCCCGTCAGCGGCGGGTAG
- a CDS encoding TrkA C-terminal domain-containing protein yields the protein MIPLQAGLTMDEPIRLAAALLGVGVAAAAAAGGVAAGYRWYVRERVPSGLGMLFGLTVVAAYLGTTGALGEVVVGQDDVLATSRVLPNLAAFAVGATGAAVGTRTGDRLGTDIFAATGGRNVDADVSEIVQTVGRVTSVHLPEEIDDVVGYDPVPDETKAKLAGRRFLFPRRLTESELRERLVSRLRTDYGVGHVDLELAADGTVTYLAVGSRAAGIGPTLPPATNAVPIRADPAHAASSGDLVQVWSTEPLQRVLTGELRGVAGEVVTVAIDAADTPKLDPTEEYRLVTLPVQDRPDREFAALLRAADETMSTVTVEPGSDLVGRRVADLGVTVAAVTTEDGEPETIPPHDRVLAAGEVVYAIATPDAIRRVEEAAAGGDPTTADRAEPGSSADADDESGGEGGDGEVPPAEGEDEPPGADDGPRTGDGPGDERPDDGTPEGIAGDGRTDDRRQADSTGPDEDDPDRSEDAAGDTDRPDDRAPGSPGDDRRSGSDDGDVEVWDPAERVEAPDSPTDDDGGSAEPDDEGTGIDDGQTDGDADATGRDADEADEQSGDASSGRN from the coding sequence GTGATCCCGCTCCAGGCCGGGCTGACGATGGACGAGCCGATCCGTCTCGCGGCGGCGCTGCTCGGCGTCGGCGTCGCGGCCGCGGCGGCCGCGGGCGGCGTCGCCGCCGGCTACCGCTGGTACGTCCGCGAGCGGGTGCCGAGCGGACTGGGGATGCTTTTCGGCCTGACCGTCGTCGCGGCGTACCTCGGGACGACCGGTGCCCTCGGGGAGGTCGTCGTCGGACAGGACGACGTGCTCGCGACGAGTCGCGTCCTGCCGAACCTCGCGGCCTTCGCCGTCGGCGCGACGGGCGCGGCCGTCGGGACCCGGACCGGCGACCGGCTCGGGACGGACATCTTCGCCGCGACCGGCGGCCGGAACGTCGACGCCGACGTCAGCGAGATCGTCCAGACGGTCGGCCGGGTCACGTCGGTCCACCTCCCGGAGGAGATCGACGACGTCGTCGGCTACGACCCGGTCCCCGACGAGACGAAGGCGAAGCTGGCCGGCCGGCGGTTCCTGTTCCCCCGGCGGCTCACCGAGTCGGAGCTGCGCGAACGCCTGGTCTCGCGGCTCCGGACCGACTACGGCGTCGGCCACGTCGACCTCGAACTGGCCGCGGACGGCACCGTCACCTACCTCGCCGTCGGGTCCCGGGCCGCCGGCATCGGGCCGACGCTCCCGCCGGCGACCAACGCCGTCCCGATCCGCGCCGACCCAGCCCACGCCGCCAGTTCGGGCGACCTCGTGCAGGTCTGGTCGACCGAGCCGCTCCAGCGCGTGCTGACGGGGGAGCTGAGGGGCGTCGCCGGCGAGGTCGTGACCGTCGCCATCGACGCCGCCGACACGCCGAAACTCGACCCCACCGAGGAGTACAGACTGGTGACGCTGCCGGTCCAGGACCGGCCCGACCGGGAGTTCGCCGCCTTGCTCCGGGCCGCCGACGAGACGATGAGCACGGTCACCGTCGAGCCGGGCAGCGACCTCGTCGGCCGGCGGGTCGCCGACCTCGGCGTGACGGTCGCGGCCGTCACCACCGAGGACGGGGAGCCGGAGACGATTCCGCCACACGACCGGGTGCTGGCGGCCGGCGAGGTCGTCTACGCCATCGCGACGCCGGACGCCATCCGCCGCGTCGAGGAGGCGGCGGCCGGCGGCGACCCGACCACCGCGGACCGAGCGGAGCCCGGTTCGTCGGCCGACGCGGACGACGAGTCCGGTGGCGAGGGCGGTGACGGCGAGGTGCCGCCGGCCGAGGGCGAAGACGAACCGCCGGGAGCGGACGACGGCCCGCGGACCGGCGATGGACCGGGCGACGAGCGGCCGGACGACGGGACGCCCGAGGGGATCGCCGGCGACGGTCGAACCGATGACCGGCGGCAAGCGGACAGCACCGGCCCGGACGAGGACGACCCCGACCGGAGCGAGGACGCCGCGGGCGACACGGATCGCCCCGACGACCGAGCGCCCGGGTCGCCCGGCGACGACCGGCGGTCCGGGAGCGACGACGGGGACGTCGAGGTCTGGGACCCCGCGGAGCGCGTCGAAGCGCCGGACTCGCCGACCGACGACGACGGCGGATCGGCGGAGCCGGACGACGAGGGGACGGGGATCGACGACGGGCAGACCGACGGCGACGCGGACGCGACCGGGCGTGATGCGGACGAGGCCGACGAGCAGTCCGGCGACGCGTCGTCGGGCCGGAACTGA